From the Flavobacterium gyeonganense genome, the window TCAAATCCTGGAACTTCTCGTTTAGCCTGGTTGAGAATTTTGTTTTCTCTTAATTCTTCAACATTCTTTTTTTTGTAGTCATATCTTACCGAATTTAATTATATTCGTAAGGTACAAAATCACGGTAAGTGCTACCGAAGGTTTAGTTCAACAAGGGTTTTGCAATAGTGGGACGAAACTGCAAAGTTCAACGGCAGTTCTTCGGTTCAACTGTTGTACAAAATTGAAGATTTGTGCTTCGATTGCCCCACCATCGCAAAGCCCCGGAACGTTAGGCGAAATATTATGAAAACAGTAAACTACATATCACATATGCTTGAAGATAATATTGAGGAAATAAAAGCCTTAGTATTGTATTTTGACCAAATAAACATTATCGAACAAAGGCATCTTCATATTGTGGCTCCAACTAATGCGAAACCTGACAAAAACGGAAAGTTGAAAGCTCAAGTAATTTCAACAAATGATTTTACGGATGAAAATTTTTTATTACACTTAAAAGAGTTTGAAAAAAACAAAAACATAAAGTATCAAATTGATATTGATAGCGTTGGACAAAGCCCAGAAAAAGGAATTAGTTCAGTAAGTAGCGATATGCAAATAAATGACCTAGTACTTTTTCATTCAGAACTAGTCGGAAAAAAGCATAATGAAAAACAAATAGTTGATAAAAAAGGAAGAATAGTATTAAGTTACGACTTAGAGTTGAATAAAGAATCTTCAATACTTTCAGAAAGATTTTTCAACAAAACTGATAATGTAAATGAACTACTATCTTATTATGCTCGAGTTTTTAAAACCTTTGTTAACTATTATGAACAAGGAAAAGATGTTTTAACCTCTAGTAAATATATAAATGATCTTTTCAAAGAAATAAACAAGACTGACAGATTTAAAAATGCTCAAATTGCATTTAAAAATGAATTCAACGTAACGCCTACATTTGCTCTTGAAGCTATTAAATTGGGCGTTCCAAATTTAGGCAAATTTCCTCCTGAAGAAATCTTAAGATTTAAGGAAAACTCAAAAGATGAATTATTGGAGTTTCAATCAAAATTAGAAAATTTAACTTTCGATTTACTAAATAATTACGATTATAATTATATTAATACAAATGCTCAAAAAATTGCAGATTTAAAAATTCGTCCACTAATTGAAAATATCAATCATACTTTAGATAATTCTAAATACAAAGTTATTCAAGAACTAATTAAAGAAGCGAGAGACCCTAAATCTTATTCACCTCTTCTACTTACTTTTTCGGACCAAATATCAAACTCAATGATTTTGTTAATTAGCGCCGGTATGGTTGGATTAAATGTTGGATTAGAGCACTACGCTAGAATTAAAGAAGCAAAAAAAGATGGCATTTACTATTTATACAAGATGAACAAATACTTCGCCTAACAGCTAGAGTTTCGTTGCGGCTGCAAGCCGAACAATGAAACTCCTGTTGAAGGGAACCGGAGTACCTGCCGTCAACACTATGGAGTTATCGTAAAGTTTTGAGAGAGAGTTACAAGAGGCAACTGAGCCTCTTTTTTTTGGAGTAGATTTTCATTGGTTTTTCTCGTGTTTTCCTTCACCTTAGGACATAAGTTCCCTTACCCGTAAAATTAACTTTCACGGGGAATTGGGTTTTGGCATCCGCCAAGATACCAAGCAGGTGGGCCTCGTTGGTCAAAAACCGCTATTGGGTGCAAATTGCCCGTTTTGCAACACGGACATTTGGGCAAAAATGTTTTTTTTGCTACTTTTTCCAAGACCTTTACTTGGAGTTTTGCTTGCAAAAGCTTTAGCTTCCCACGCTTCCAAGTGCTGCTCAAAAAGCCATAATGACGAATCTTGACAAAGCGTTTGGGCAAAATATGCAACGAAAACCGACGGATAAACTCGCCGTGGGTCAATGTCATTTGCTTTTTGACTCCCGCCACTCGGTAATCCTTGTAATCGAAAGTCACGTTTTCGTTGTCAATGCTTTTGATTCGGTGGTTGCTGATGGCGATTTTATGGGTATATCTCCCCAGATACTCCACCACCGAATTGGGACTTCCAAAAGGCTTTTTGGCAAAAACTACCCAAGACTTCTGCCATAAATGCTGCCGGATTTGCTCGTATTTTATGGGCTCTTTTGCTTTGAGTTTCTGGCAATATTTTGCCCTAAACACTTTCGATAAAGCTTTTACGGGAAACAAGAATTTGCCGTCCGTTCGGCTGTTTTTCCACTGTCCGTCTTTATCGATTCCTCCGCCAGGCACAATACAATGCAGGTGCGGATGAAGGCTCAACTGCTGTCCCCAGGTGTGCAAAACAGCAATCATTCCCAGTTGTATTTCTTTGGCTTTGCCAAATTTTTGAAGCGTTTCCCAAGTCGCTTCAAACAGGGTGTCATACACCATTTTTGGTTGATGTATTGCTAAAGAATTAATACTGTCGGGCAAGGTAAAAACCACGTGGAAGTATGGCACTGGCAAGAGTTCTGTACTTCGGGCTTCCATCCAATCCTCTCGCTTGTTACCCTGACATTTGGGACAATGTCTGTTCCTGCAAGAGTTGTAACTAATGGTCAGATTTCCACATTCATCACACCCATCGATATGACCGCCCAAATCGGCCGTTCGACATTTTTTGATGGCAGAAAGCGTGTGCAGTTGCCAAGTATTCAAGCCGTAGTTTTCGATTTTTGAGGCAATATTTCGCAGTACATCGGCTACTTCCGGTGGCATTTCTCGAAAAGGGTATCCAGTGGACTAAAGATGCGTTGGCTCTCGAGTTGGGCAATCTGTAAATACTCCAAAGTGGTTTCTAGGTTTTGGTGTCCTAAAAGGTCTTTGAGGGTTATAATATCCATGCCATCTTCGAGTAAATGCGTGGCATAACTATGCCGAAGTGTGTGCGTGTGAACCTCTTTTTTGACACCAGATGCCTTGGCCACTTGCCTCACTACCCATTGCACGCCTCGCTGGCTGTACCGATTGTCAAAATCACCTCCTGCTCCATTAGGCAAAGGTTGCCCATTAAAAAGGTAATCTTGTGGTTTTTCGGCTTCGATATATTTTTTGAGCCCTCGTATTAAATGAACCGATAAAGGAACATAGCGGTCTTTTTTGCCTTTGCCTTGCACTACTTTGAGTTGCTTTCTATCGAAATCTAAATCTTGTAATCGTACAGAACGTGCTTCCATACAACGCAATCCGCAACCATAAAGCAATCCAATAAGAATGCGATGTTTGAGTAATTTAGCCCCTTGAAGCATGCCCCAAACTTCTTCTTTACTCAAAACAACGGGTAGTTTTTTCTCGTGTTTTATGAACGGTAAACCCAAGTACTCATAAGGCAAGCCTTCTGATTTTAGAAGAAAGCGAAGACCATAAACACAATGTTTGAAATAAGTTTGTGAAGGGGTTTTGGACTTTTTCTGCTGGTAAAACAAGTAATCTTGTACTTGTTCAGGATCTAAATCCGTTGGGATTTTCCCAAAATACAATGATATAGAAGCAACATGTCGAGAATAATTATTAAAAGTACTTTGACTTCTGCCCAATACCGAAATAGTACGTTCAAAACGATTGATGAGTTCCTCAAATCCTGGAACTTCTCGTTTAGCCTGGTTGAGAATTTTGTTTTCTCTTAATTCTTCAACATTCTTTTTTTTGTAGTCATATCTTACCGAATTTAATTATATTCGTAAGG encodes:
- a CDS encoding IS91 family transposase; the encoded protein is MPPEVADVLRNIASKIENYGLNTWQLHTLSAIKKCRTADLGGHIDGCDECGNLTISYNSCRNRHCPKCQGNKREDWMEARSTELLPVPYFHVVFTLPDSINSLAIHQPKMVYDTLFEATWETLQKFGKAKEIQLGMIAVLHTWGQQLSLHPHLHCIVPGGGIDKDGQWKNSRTDGKFLFPVKALSKVFRAKYCQKLKAKEPIKYEQIRQHLWQKSWVVFAKKPFGSPNSVVEYLGRYTHKIAISNHRIKSIDNENVTFDYKDYRVAGVKKQMTLTHGEFIRRFSLHILPKRFVKIRHYGFLSSTWKRGKLKLLQAKLQVKVLEKVAKKTFLPKCPCCKTGNLHPIAVFDQRGPPAWYLGGCQNPIPRES
- a CDS encoding tyrosine-type recombinase/integrase, which encodes MGRSQSTFNNYSRHVASISLYFGKIPTDLDPEQVQDYLFYQQKKSKTPSQTYFKHCVYGLRFLLKSEGLPYEYLGLPFIKHEKKLPVVLSKEEVWGMLQGAKLLKHRILIGLLYGCGLRCMEARSVRLQDLDFDRKQLKVVQGKGKKDRYVPLSVHLIRGLKKYIEAEKPQDYLFNGQPLPNGAGGDFDNRYSQRGVQWVVRQVAKASGVKKEVHTHTLRHSYATHLLEDGMDIITLKDLLGHQNLETTLEYLQIAQLESQRIFSPLDTLFEKCHRK